The nucleotide window AACGACGAGCGAAGCGGAACTCGCCGACGCCATCCTCGAGGCCGGCGACCTCGAGTACCGCGCGTTCGACGACCGCTTTGCCGACTACGATCGCTCGGCCGTCACCGAGGCATATCTCGAGCAGTATCGAACGCTACAAGAGGAGTACGGACTGCTGTAGGCGTCGGCGATAAAATACGAACCGGGCTCGAGCGCGGACGCCTCGAGCGGGGGATGGCTATATATCCGTCCGAGAGAACGTTCGAATATGACTGCTGAGTGTGAGTTTTGTCGTATCGTAGCCGGCGACCAGTCGGCGCACGTCCTCTACGAAGACGAGCGAACCCTCGCCTTTCTCGATCGCAACCCGGCCGTGACGGGACACACGCTCGTCGTGCCGCGCAGTCACGAGGAAGATGCACTGACGATCGACGAACCGACCGCGAGCGCGGTCTTCGAGACGGTTCGAACCGTCGCGGTGGCGCTGGAGACGGCGCTCGAGCCGGACGGATTCAGCGTCTTTCACACCAGCGGGCCGCTGGTCGGCGACATCGATCACGCCCACGTTCATCTCGTTCCCCGAAG belongs to Natronorubrum aibiense and includes:
- a CDS encoding HIT family protein — encoded protein: MTAECEFCRIVAGDQSAHVLYEDERTLAFLDRNPAVTGHTLVVPRSHEEDALTIDEPTASAVFETVRTVAVALETALEPDGFSVFHTSGPLVGDIDHAHVHLVPRSEDDDVALSLTRGQLTDEEAARLADRVRAVL